The following is a genomic window from Bubalus bubalis isolate 160015118507 breed Murrah chromosome 6, NDDB_SH_1, whole genome shotgun sequence.
TTCATTGTATGTGGACTTTCCTTAATGAGAAACGGCTCTCGGTCTTCTCTTGATCGTCAGTGTTTTAGATTGGGttagtcagtccttccaaaatgtCGCTTGGATTGGAGCAGGCGCCACATTTTGCATGCCCTGTAAGCCTGTTCTATGTGAGACGCAGGCAGAGACTAACCTTCTGAGAACTGGCAAAGAAGACCTTAACAATAAGGCATCCTAACCGAATACAGCCGACAGTGTACATGCTTATTGTCTGCCCGGGTGTCTGTGGAAGTTTCAGTATAGTGACTGAAATTATTCATGGGGAttagataaaagtgaaaaaagtcaagttttttttttttttttttttattggatgcAGTCCTAACTCTTCTGACACGTGTGGGCTTTGCCCTTGAACATAGTTTACAGAAACCCATCCTAGCCGGCTTTCCCTGCTAAGTTAAACCTGGAATCCTGCCCTTCCCCCTTCTCCAGTTGGTCCGTGGATACCCTGGGCCACTGAAGGCTCCTGAGCTGTGCTTCGGTCGTTCTCACAGGGCTTTCCCCATGAATAATTTCAAACAAGGACTTCAAGATCCTTGTGTGTTTCCTTAGATCACCAGGTCGTCTTGCCATGAGGAAACTCTGGGTTTAGGAAAATATTGccgattttttttcttatgataatTGAGTTAAAGCCTTTGTGGTTAGGAAAATATTAATGTGAGGTTTATGATGATGTTACGGAGTTGGAATGTTTTATACCATCAACATAAAATTGTGTGCTGAGAAGTTCATGTAAACATTAATAACTGTTTCTCTGTTGTTTAAAGGCACTACAGATGTAGTGGTAGCATATAATATAACTTGGAAGTCAACTAATTTCAAGACCATTTTGGAGTGGGAACCCAAACCCATCAATTATGTCTACACTGTTCAGATAAGGTAAGCTAggtaccaaaaaaagaaaaataagatttttgttgtttccaCTTTCCTGTGCTGAATATAGATGTCTTTAAAGCTGGTTGATGGATGAAATTATTTAACAGATAACAAAGAATAAGAGGGCATTCATGGtaatttcttggagaaggaaatggcaacccactccagtgttcttgcctggagaatcccatggacagagaagcctagtaggctgcagtccatagggtcgcacagagtcggacatgactgaagcgacttagcagcagtagcagcatggtaaTTTGCTGGCCTGAGTCATGCTCATCAAGCCTGTAACACTGACAGACCTTAAACTGATAGAATGTTTTGTTTTCGGAGATGATTGGGGAAATTTGTGAGTATAAGCTGTGGAGATGTGAACTTTCTTGAGCAAGCCATGGGGGCACTGATAGATGTGGTCGTGGATCAGTGATAACTCATCTCTCTAAGTACACACAGCCTTTTCCGTGCTGTCTAGACTGCCAGCTGGATCTAACATGTTAGAGAAGAGGTAGGGAGGAGTTCAGACGCATACGTTGCCCTTAAGCAGTGTTTGATTCATTAATCTTTGGATTCGTGATTCAAAATTCTGTTGCATACATGATCTTGGAGGAGGTCAAATCCGTGACTCACTGAGCAGGGAAGGAATACACCATCAAGTTTTTGGTTTTAGCAAgttttttgtttctgaaatgttCTAGGAGGCTTGGTAGAGATCTTATTAAGTAGAGGACAGCAGCTATGGAAACTAAGACTCCTTATAGAAGGTACAGACATGTTGCTGACTAAAATGAAAGGTTTTTTGCTGTTTTAACTTGTGCCAAGTCTTTTATAGCATTTGAAATGCAGCTCTTAAGTATGGAGTGGGTCTTTTAGGcggatgttctttttttttttttttccaacatcaACTTCATGACAACTATTGCCAAGCCAACAGGGAAGAaaatttgtgtgtgcatgcatacatgcttgTATATATACAAAGAAAGATTTAGAGGAATTTAAAAGTCGAGGTAATAATTACAATTATGGCCAAACTTGTCAAATCAGATTCCACTCGATGAAAGTTACTAATTCCACAAATGCAGGCAGGGCTGAAGCTTACCTTAGTAGACACTTTGTTTCTGGGTAGTGAAAAGAAGATTTTAGGAAGGATGCTTACGTCCTAAATATATTGAATCTTAAGTTTGGTGAACGTAAGAAAACATATTTCTGATTTACCAGAGTTTTAAACATTTAGACTTCGTCAATTCTAAGTTCTCAGACTGCAAAGCTACTGTTATGTAAGCGTGTCAAGTCAAGTTCTCAGCTGCAAGGCTGCTATTATTTAAGCGGACATGGCCTCTGTGTGCAAACAACCTAGCGCAGAGCTGCAGCTTGGGGGCGCCCGCGGGCCCTGGGTGGGGCTGGTTCTGGCCCAGCCGGCCGTCTCTCTTGTGTGCTAGAGGAACTGTGAGTGGTTCCAACCCCCTGCTGGAGACCCCCACTCTTCCATTACCAGCCCACGGGTAAATGGGATTCCTAGGTAAAGGGTCCATAGTAGTCATTTTATAGGCGAGGAAACCGGCCCTGGAAAGGTAAGGGACTTACCTTGGTGTGCGCCCAGCAGGGTCAGGAAGCAAGGCCTACGGAGCAGCGCGCACCCCCACCTTCTCAGTGGGTTGCGTGAGTCTTACGTGAGACTCCAGAGccgggaggaggaaagagagccGTTCCACTGGTCCCCTCAGTGCGCCTTTCTCCCTCCCAGTCGTCTTCCCTAGAGAAAGCATCTTGACCCGCCGCTCCTCCGGAGCCAGCCGCCCCACCACCAGCCTGTCCCCAGACACAGGGCGCCACAGCTGTGCCCGGAGCTCCAACTGCATTTTTCCCTTTTGGAAACAGTTTTCAGTTGCAAAGTGTTACTGGCTCAAGCCTTACCACCCAACCATCCCCTGAAATACTGGTTCCATAAATTCTAAATTGGAACTTCCAGAGCTTGTAGAAAATAACCTGCTCCTTAATTGGTGGGTCTGAATTATGTTGGGATTTTTTAGAAGTTCAGGCGGGacttttattatttccaaatCAGGAGATTTTGCAATACCCAGAGGAACCTTGGAGGCGTTTATCGTGTTAATGCTGATAATAGCAGTCAGAGGAACTGACTGCAGAATTGCCCCTTCCCAGCCAGTTTGCAGTACTTAAAAGCTCTATAACTTTTGGTGATTATTACCTGTGCTAAATTTTTCCAGAGGTCTGTGGTTCCTCCTCTGAGCTGAAGGAACCACAGATGCTATCTCTCAGATGGAATGTAGCCACAGCACCCAGAAGTGTTTCTCCTGTTATCTGAACAACTTGTTTGCCATAGCAGTGGAGAAGAATCATCAGGTTcttgttcactttttaaaatagaaatgatgcagttttaaaaaaatgcattctgGAATTAAGGCTGCATCTCTACTTTTATCACAGAAAATTAGAGAAATCTAAGAGTATGTAAACATATTTCTGTCTTAATCTTAGTTTGTGAATTTAAGGACCAAGAGTGTGTTTATCCACACCCTCTTAGCCTGGTTATTTAGTTCAgacttttaaaagattcttttttatgattcttATGCCTGGATCTAGACAGTTAAATCCCTGTGGCAGCTCGTTTCCTCCCCAGTTCAGCCTCTAAATGTAAACCATCTAATGCTCCACAAATCCTGACCATGTGCAAGCCCTAAAGCCCCACTGTTTGATGGAGGAGCACAAGGGCGTGGAAGTACCAGGCTCGCTTAAGTGCTTTAATGAGATATCCGTGCTGGGGCCAGGGAAGGGAGAGATCAGTTCTGAGCAAGGAGATCTGGAGTTTCCTGTAGACGGTGGGATTGGAGTGTGGCCTGGGATGATGGGCAGGACACTCTGGGGGTTGATGATGGGAAACAACAGAGCGGCTGTCAAGTTGCGTGGGACACTTGTGCGTGCATCAGGTGGCACTGACATTTTAATTGTTTCAGTTCTGTAGAatagtttcacttttttcataaaaGTTCTTTATATCATTTCAggataatttcattttcattttagtgCTTTAAATCATTTTCTGTTCTACGatcttacaaaagaaaaatctgtcttaAGAGACAGACTCAGATCTGTCCCAGTCTCAGACTTTGACAGACACTACCTGTATCGTTACTCCATAATTTTTGATGGCTCATCCTGTGAAAGTGAGGGAGGCAAGTACTGATCGTATAATGAGAGGGACAGACCCAGCTCTCTTCTCATAAGCTGTAAGACCTTATACAAGTTACCTAGCAGCTCTGAGCTTCAGTATCCTCATATGTGAGAAAGATCCAGTACTTTCTTGAAAGGATTAATACCAAACGAAGTAACATGTTTAAGGGTCCAGTAGAGTGCCTGGCTTATGGTAGTTTTAATAACTGTTAAGTAACCACACCAATAATGGTCACAATAGAATGTAATAGAATAGAATGTATTATTATATAGACTCTATGACCGCATTGACTATATTCAACATAGAATACAGAATGTGATAAACAGAATATAATGATATAATAAGTAGACTAGTAAATAATTGAGTCTTGATGGAAAATTGtcccttctcccacatagtcatGACAGATCATCTACATTTTAAGAAAGGTATTTAACAAAATGATTCAGAGCACAGACCCAGTAGTCGAACTGCTGTCTGGCTCAAAaatccagctgtgtgactttgtgcTGGTCACGCAACCTCCCTTTGCCTCAGTGGCCTTATCTGTAAGAACAAAGACAATTACAGAgcgcccccgccccaccaccaAAGGTTGCTGAGAGGACCTGATGTGTTCAGCGTAGCAAAGACTTCCTCAGGATTGTTTGTGGAAGTCAGTGTTGGAACACAGCACCCCAGCCAGAAAACAGTTACCTTATTGGATGCAAATCATAATGttccatttctcttccttcctttcctcagcCCTAGATTAGGAAATTGGAAAAACAAATGCTTTTACACAACAAACACGGAGTGTGATGTCACTGATGAGATTGTGAAAAATGTGAAAGAGACATATTTGGCGAGAGTCCTTTCCTACCCGGCGGACACCAGGGGTTCCACCGGGGAGCCTCCGTTTACCAACTCCCCGGAGTTCACACCCTACCTAGAGAGTAAGTAGCTCGATTTGTAGTAACCGTTCATTCTTGTTTTCATAAACTTCTAAATATTCCGTGAGCTTGTGACCCTTAGGaatgattacattaaaaaaaagtttatccgTAAACACATCTTGTTTTCTCAGAAAGCAGGACGTGCCACAGCCCTCTTCGCTCATTCTGGATGTGGTAGGAGGCTCATGGGACGTGAACTTTGGAGTTGATAAAAATGTCATCAAGTAGCTTTCTCCACCAGTCTGTCCCCAGACCCTACCAGTAACTGGCTGGATAGGGGGCAGAGAGTAGGAAATTCACAAAGGCTGGCAGGTCCAGTATTTCCCCATATATATTGCTGACCAAAAAGTTCcataagatcttatggaaaagcccaaatgaaACTTTTGACTGACCCAATATTTAGGAGATTTTATATACCTTCTGAATTTTGTGTCCCATCATCAGACCAGAAATCCCAATTAGGGTTTTTCACAGGTTACAAATCCACGGGGCAAGTTTGGTTTCCCTTCCATCCCGTCATTGGGCTGCTGACCTTTTTCCTTGCTTGACCAGGATTTGAGTCCTGTGATGTGCTGGCACTTGCCAGGCCAGCTCCCATCGTGCTTCCTTCATGCTGGCCTTGAAAACACAGAATGCTTTTCTCCCCAGCCTTTGCTAAGGGAGTACAAAGGAttcctgccaagtaggagatgcaGAATTTTCATCATGGCTATGGTTCTGaactaagtattttaaataaacaaacatgtaGCACATTGAGAAGAGGGACATCAGCGGCTCTAGTAGAAGATTTAGAATGAAAGTGTTGTGTTACTGGTGTTTTTACGTTTACCCCGCTGATACCCCACGGGGAGCTTCTCCAGGCAGGGGTGGAGAGAAGGGGCAGAGAAACAGGCAGCCCCCTTTCCCTCGGTGTGTACTCTGAGGGTGGAAACGGGAGGCAGCCTCACCCCAGGTGAATCGGACGACCTGCCCTGAGCCATCTGCCAGAGCCTGTCTTCAAACTCCTTAGTGCTTTTAGTCGTGTGCCTCTCCCAGTTCTGAGCTTAGATCCCACCCATGACCACCTATAGTAACTACATGTTCATTGATATTTATTCTCCCTCCATGGGCAGCATCCTCatgatttctttttatagttcttgaggattttttaaaataattttatttatttttatttttggccgtgcagGGTCTTCTTGCTGCAtgagctcctctctagttgcggtgcacaggcttctcatttcgatggcttctcttgtggagcacgggctctagggcgcatggCCTCAGTAACTGTggtttctgggctctagagcacaggctcagtagttgctgcgcaagggcttagttgctctgaggcatgtgggatcttcccagatcagggatcgagtccctgtcccctgcattggctggcagattcttaaacactgagccaacagggaagccctgttcttgAGCTTTTTgtaagctacttcaaatcctttTTTGGTGCAAGAGAGAAAATAGCTTATATTTCTGTGtgcttatacacacacacccttgccTATAATTCCTATTGAATTATGAGGATTCATTTCACTATTATTCAACCAAAGCACATGAGCTAATTGAGCCATCGAAGAGACCTGGTGGTTAAAAGTGATTTTTTGAGATACCAAGGACGTTTCATGGGCTTTCCCACAGCCtctattgtatttaaaatatggaaTCTTTTGCAGCTGTTTGGTTAACCACATGTggctgttgagcacttgaaaCGTCAGCTAATGCCATATGTGTAAAATATACACTGGATTTTGAGAAAGATCTCAAAGTTTTCATATTGAGTAAATGTTAAAGTTAGAATATTTTAGCCATATTGGGTGAAATGAAATAGATTAACTTCACtccttcctttttactttttctaacgTGACCACAGGAGATTTAAAGTGACATCTGTGGCTCCCTGTGCATTTCCGCTAGACAGCTCTGCTGTAGAATGTCTCGTGGTTCAGCTCCGGTGCCAGGGAGCTGGTTCTTTGAGGTATTTTGTGAGGGATGACTAGGTGGTTATTAACCATGATAACTCAATGGGGTTCTACTTCGTATAGAACTCTTTGGTCCCAACGAAGCTCATTTTCTGTGTTATAGCAAACCTTGGACAGCCAACAATTCAGAGTTTTGAACAAGTTGGGACAAAACTGAATGTGACGGTACAAGATGCACGTACGTTAGTCAGAGCGAACAGCACATTCCTAAGCCTCCGGGATGTTTTTGGCAAGGActtgaattatacactttattACTGGAAAGCTTCCAGTACAGGAAAGGTGAGCATTCTTTTGTCTTTATAACTGGTTTTAAATTGCAGATCCttgatttcatttcttctccAAGTCAAACATCAAAGCAAGTGGTTGACAGGGCAGTGTTGTGGAGTAGGAAGCAGACTGCTGTCTCGGTTCTGCCTGTGACTTCCAGCTGCTTTGCACTGGCCCGCCTCGGGAACCCAGATTCCCAGCCAAGGGGCAGGACCAGTCATCTCTAAGGTTCCTACCAGCTCCCACATTTCTTCTTCTATTGAGGATCCCAGAGAcagaatttgtttttcattcaacaattagtacttctttccttttttcctttcttgcagGTATCTTCTAAAGGGGCTAAATATTGGGTTGACTGTATCCAAAGTGGATGTCTTcatccttggggaaaaaaatccttagCAGTTATCAGGGGGAGCTTGATGAGTCAACTGACTTCCAATCTTTATGTCAGATGTGTCCACataggctgggcttccctggtggctcagaccataaagaatctgcctgcaatgcaggagacccaggttctatccctgagctggaaagaacccctggaaaagggaatggctgcccactccagtattcttgactggagaattccatggactgaggagcctggtgagctatagtccatggggtcacaaagagtcagacacaactgagtgactaacactttgattttaCTACCACAGTGACTTAGTAAAGGCAACAGAATTCACTCTGAGCCTGGATGAATAAAGAACTCTTATCTTTTAACAGAAAAAGGCCACGACAAACACTAATGGGTTTTTGATTGATGTGGATAAAGGCGAAAACTATTGTTTCCATGTTCAAGCAGTGATTCTATCACGAAGAGTGAACCAGAAGAGTCCAGAAAGTCCCATCAAGTGCACTAGCCACGAGAAAGTTCTGTCCACAGGTGAGGCTCTGCCCATGATCTGGGAGGCAGGGCTGCCTTCCACGGGACTAGCTCTATCCTCAGGACTAGATGTACTATCTTCAGGGGAAAACTGCCTGGGTTTTTTGTGGTTTGCGGGGGGCAGGGGGTACTCATGATTTTAGACATTTAGTTTCTGTGTTGTTCCCTTGTATTAACAGGTGTTttttagttagtttttttttttttttagcacctaGCATGCGCTAAGCTCTCTGCTGAGTGAGCCCTGGGCCCATGGTAGATGTTTAGGATTTAGTATCAAATCACAGATTTCTCTGGGCATTTTTTCATACTTCTGGTTTGTGGGGAGCTTCACCAGCTCACCTGGTGAACCAGGTGCAACAACACCCCATAGACGTTTGTGAGCACCTGTCATGGGCTGCTGTTACCCCAGGGTCATAGCCCATGAAGCAAAGGGATTGGGGCTAGCAGATATaccatgtgtacatgtgtgtgcctcACtggcacacatgtgtgtgcacatgtgccaCACCAGAGCACAGACGCCAGGTGAGGAGTGGATCTTATCTGGAGGTGCCATGGAGGCTCAGATGTGCACGAGGCTGAGAACCCAGGAATCTGCCTCCAGGCTTGATTGGGATGGTGCTCTGAGTACTTCAAGGGAACAGAAGAGTGAGAGGATAGTAATAATGACCTAGTGCCTTGCTGAGAggcagtttaaatattttaaagtcactTTAAAAATTCTCTCCTGTTAACTGACATTGACAGAAGGAAAGGGCTCTGCACCGTTTGGGCCATCACACCCGCAGCCCTCACATCCATCTTCCTAAAGCCAGCTTGAGTTCCCCTGCCTCGCTGTCTTCGCGCACACCTAGATCACTGCTTCCcctgcctcttctctctctgctgAAATGTGTCCTCTGAGAATCGTTTCATGTGCCGCCTCTACCAGGAAGCCTTCTTATTGCCCCAACCAGTTATCTCTTCTTTATGTGAATCTGGGTAGCACTCTGTATCTCTCTTTGCACTGATAGCTCATCTTCTACTATAATCATTGCTACCCAACTCGGCATCATCTTTAGCCACTTGTTTCTAACAGCTATTCTTGCTTCTATCTACATGTATCTTTCTAGACTGTGAGCATTATCCagtttgttaaatgctttttcattGTTGTCAATTGCCTGCAAACATCTAGGGTTTGAGAGATTCTTTCCTAATAAAAATGTGTGGTGGAG
Proteins encoded in this region:
- the F3 gene encoding tissue factor, with product MATPNGPRVPCPQAAVARALLFGLVLIQVAGVAGTTDVVVAYNITWKSTNFKTILEWEPKPINYVYTVQISPRLGNWKNKCFYTTNTECDVTDEIVKNVKETYLARVLSYPADTRGSTGEPPFTNSPEFTPYLETNLGQPTIQSFEQVGTKLNVTVQDARTLVRANSTFLSLRDVFGKDLNYTLYYWKASSTGKKKATTNTNGFLIDVDKGENYCFHVQAVILSRRVNQKSPESPIKCTSHEKVLSTELFFIIGTVMLVIIIFVVVLSVSLHKCRKVRAERSGKENAPLNAA